The Triticum urartu cultivar G1812 chromosome 6, Tu2.1, whole genome shotgun sequence genome includes the window TGCAGAGAGAGTGAGAGAGCCAGAGGGTAAAACTCACAGCCATGATGTGTAAGGTCTCTACTCCAGGGAAGCATCTCAAGAAACACAGCAAAGTTCTGACTTCTTTGGGCACTCTGAAACGGACCTTCAGAGCCAACACCTTCACACTTGGAACCACTGTATTTGGGTTTGTCACCCCAGCCTGCACATAGTCGCAACATCGATCAATTGATGCTACAATTCGATGCAAATCAAACCTGATAAAACTGATAGATTTGTGAGAATTGGACTACCTTGATGATGGTGTTGCCGATCTCAAGCTCGTGGGTGGCCGTGTCCAAGTAGCCGAGCACGGCGAGCTGGGGAGCATGGCCGATCCTGACCTTGGTGACCCCGTCATCCTCACTGGGGTGCGTACAGTAGATAATGATGCGCTGCAGATTTGGGGCGGACACGGCAGCGACCTCGTCGGCCAAGGAATGCCAGACAAGCACGCAGCGGAGGCTGCGGCTGCCGATGCGGACGCGGTCGGGGTAGCCGTAGTTGGAGATGAGCGCCAGGGTCTCCAGCTTGGGGCTACAGGCGAGCACGTAGTCGAGGTCGCTCTCCTCCGTGATGCCGTGGCAGAGGCCGAGCTCCTGGAGGTGGGGGAAGACGCCGGGGCCGCGCGGGAGGCCGGTGGTGAAGGGGAAGAGCCAGACGCCGAGGTAGAGGCGGCGGAGCGAGGTGCCGCAGCGGAGGAGGGTCGCGGGCAGCTGCACGGGCACGTCGAAGGAGTAGGGGCGGTTGACGAGGGTGAGGTCCTCCACGCCCTTGTCGGCGAGGTGGCGGAGCCACTCCGGGAGGAGGGCCTCCTCGTTGGACTCGTCGACGCGGATCTCGGCGATGCGGACGGCGCGGAAGGGGCCGGGGTGGGAGGCGAGGACGCGGGACACCAacgcggcggcgggggcgggggaCGGGAGGAGGTGCGCGTCGTCGAGGGCCAGCGGGGTGGCGCGCCAGAGCCCGCGCCAGCGGTGCGAGAGCGCGCCGG containing:
- the LOC125513492 gene encoding F-box/LRR-repeat protein At3g26922-like; the protein is MSTADIACLEHVTDCCLPPSPVSPAAHLSAATSSSDGEDRISALSDTLLRNVVSRLPVKDAARTGALSHRWRGLWRATPLALDDAHLLPSPAPAAALVSRVLASHPGPFRAVRIAEIRVDESNEEALLPEWLRHLADKGVEDLTLVNRPYSFDVPVQLPATLLRCGTSLRRLYLGVWLFPFTTGLPRGPGVFPHLQELGLCHGITEESDLDYVLACSPKLETLALISNYGYPDRVRIGSRSLRCVLVWHSLADEVAAVSAPNLQRIIIYCTHPSEDDGVTKVRIGHAPQLAVLGYLDTATHELEIGNTIIKAGVTNPNTVVPSVKVLALKVRFRVPKEVRTLLCFLRCFPGVETLHIMASDNDTDHYDDPGEVKPSDMLKSTFWQGVGPIKCVKSRVQKLVFDQFTGGTNQVEFLKLVLGRAVLLQKVIVLLAGADSISIREATNKLQPLASKKMWATKVWGRTSLEVRGRAAGQVWRYDEASDLSVGDPFIS